One window of the Pseudochaenichthys georgianus chromosome 21, fPseGeo1.2, whole genome shotgun sequence genome contains the following:
- the glb1l gene encoding beta-galactosidase-1-like protein yields the protein MAAGVLLFVAVILACLSASGNLVSGENSFSIDYKNNCFLKDGKPFQYISGSIHYSRIPRYYWKDRLLKMYMTGLNAIQVYVPWNFHEVVQGVQNFTGDRDLKHFLDLANQTGLLVILRPGPYICAEWEMGGLPAWLLQKPNIVLRSADADYVQAVSNWLSVLLPKMRPWLYINGGNIITVQVENEYGSYFACDYNYMRHLRALFRFFLGEDTVLFTTDGNTDKEMKCGTLEGLYATVDFGTDTNITNAFDRQRRFEPQGPLVNSEFYTGWLDHWGDQHVVVDAQKVSIVLAEMLTLGANVNMYMFEGGSNFGYWNGADHDTRFRSVVTSYDYDAPLSEAGDPTEKLLAIRDVIKQFRDIPSGPMPPATPKFAYGFVTLKKVGKVSDLLNTISPAEPVKSQHPLTFEEMKQNYGFMLYRTTLPWDLSKPTPLISPLNGVHDRAYVSVNGVFQGLLERDTVLVMNVTGQQGDTLDILIENMGRVNFGSKINDYKGLVSNLFLGKDILTDWQIYPLDIDGAITGSWPHSDSGKSSPAPQKDPSVGPVIYMGTLQPNGLSWDTFLKLNEWTKGQVWINGMNLGRYWPARGPQQTLYVPGPLLSTTQPNNITVLELERAPAHLQVLFMDRPQLNVLAEKP from the exons ATGGCTGCTGGTGTGTTACTCTTCGTTGCAGTAATCCTCGCCTGTTTATCTGCCAGTGGAAACTTG GTGTCTGGAGAAAACTCCTTCTCTATAGACTACAAGAACAACTGTTTCCTGAAAGATGGAAAGCCTTTTCAGTACATCTCAGGCAGTATTCACTACTCCAGGATCCCAAGGTACTACTGGAAGGACCGACTCCTAAAGATGTACATGACTGGACTGAATGCTATCCAAGT ATACGTACCCTGGAACTTCCATGAAGTGGTGCAGGGGGTCCAAAACTTCACAGGGGACCGAGATCTGAAGCATTTTTTGGATCTGGCTAATCAGACAGGTCTGTTGGTCATCCTGCGCCCCGGACCGTACATCTGTGCAGAGTGGGAAATG GGTGGATTGCCAGCATGGTTACTTCAGAAACCAAATATCGTGCTCCGCTCAGCTGACGCAG ATTATGTCCAGGCAGTCAGCAACTGGCTTTCTGTTCTTCTGCCCAAAATGAGGCCGTGGCTGTATATCAACGGGGGAAACATCATCACTGTCCAG GTGGAGAATGAATATGGAAGTTACTTTGCTTGTGACTACAACTACATGCGTCACCTGCGGGCACTGTTTCGCTTCTTTCTGGGAGAAGACACAGTCCTGTTCACCACCGATGGAAACACAGACAAGGAAATGAAATGTGGGACTCTGGAGGGATTATATGCTACAGTTGACTTTGGAACAG ACACCAACATAACCAATGCCTTCGACAGGCAAAGGAGGTTTGAACCTCAAGGTCCACTG GTGAACTCAGAGTTCTACACTGGCTGGTTGGACCACTGGGGGGATCAGCATGTTGTGGTTGATGCTCAGAAGGTCAGCATAGTGCTAGCAGAAATGCTAACATTAGGGGCCAACGTCAACAT GTACATGTTTGAAGGAGGCAGTAACTTTGGTTACTGGAATG GTGCTGATCACGACACGAGGTTCCGCTCAGTAGTGACTAGTTATGATTACGATGCCCCGCTGTCGGAGGCAGGAGACCCCACAGAGAAGCTGTTGGCCATCCGAGACGTCATTAAGCAG TTTAGAGATATTCCCTCTGGCCCCATGCCACCAGCAACTCCCAAGTTTGCCTATGGCTTTGTGACCCTGAAGAAG GTTGGCAAAGTCAGCGATCTGTTGAACACCATCTCACCTGCCGAGCCGGTGAAATCGCAGCATCCTCTGACGTTTGAAGAGATGAAGCAG AACTATGGATTTATGCTGTATCGGACCACGCTgccctgggacctctccaagccCACGCCACTTATCTCTCCACTGAATGGGGTTCATGACCGTGCATATGTGTCCGTCAATGGG GTTTTCCAGGGTCTGTTGGAGAGAGACACTGTGCTGGTGATGAACGTCACTGGACAGCAGGGGGACACTTTGGACATCCTCATTGAGAACATGGGCAGGGTGAACTTTGGCAGCAAGATCAATGACTATAAG GGCCTCGTGAGCAACCTGTTCCTGGGGAAAGATATCCTGACTGACTGGCAGATCTACCCTTTGGACATCGATGGAGCCATCACCGGTAGCTGGCCTCATTCAGACAGTGGAAAGTCCTCCCCTGCCCCTCAGAAAGACCCTTCAGTTGGACCAGTTATCTACATGGGGACTCTGCAGCCCAACGGCCTTTCCTGGGACACCTTCCTCAAGCTCAATGAATGGACAAAG ggTCAGGTTTGGATCAATGGTATGAATCTGGGACGATACTGGCCAGCAAGGGGCCCCCAGCAGACTCTTTATGTTCCCGGACCCCTGCTCAGCACCACCCAGCCCAACAACATCACAGTGCTGGAACTGGAGCGGGCCCCAGCTCACCTACAGGTGCTCTTCATGGACCGGCCTCAGCTCAATGTCCTTGCTGAAA